In the Chroococcidiopsis sp. SAG 2025 genome, one interval contains:
- a CDS encoding ABC transporter ATP-binding protein — protein MTQVALENVSKIYSKVQAVQSVSLDVQQGEFFTLLGASGSGKTTLLRLIGGFETPDTGCIYIGGKDVSRLPAYKRNVHTVFQDYALFPHLSVFENVGYALQAKRSPVAEISQRVTEALKLVQLAEMAQRLPSQLSGGQKQRVALARAIVDRPDVLLLDEPLSALDAKIRMELRQELKQLQRQTGISFIYITHDQEEALALSDRVAILKSGKLLQVGTPLEVYEQPADLYVAEFIGRANFLDGVLLSVDGQRGRVQIGETAMLKEQLLKERPQRFLLVMQYD, from the coding sequence GTGACTCAAGTTGCTTTAGAAAACGTCAGTAAGATTTACAGTAAAGTCCAAGCCGTGCAATCTGTCAGTCTCGACGTGCAGCAAGGAGAATTTTTCACGCTGCTGGGGGCTTCTGGTTCGGGAAAAACAACTTTATTGCGGCTGATTGGCGGTTTTGAAACCCCCGATACTGGCTGTATTTACATTGGGGGCAAAGATGTGAGTCGTCTGCCTGCCTATAAACGTAACGTCCATACGGTGTTTCAGGACTACGCCTTGTTTCCCCACCTATCGGTATTTGAGAATGTGGGTTATGCTTTGCAGGCAAAGCGATCGCCTGTGGCAGAAATTAGCCAACGAGTTACGGAAGCTTTGAAACTCGTCCAACTCGCAGAAATGGCACAGAGGCTACCTTCTCAACTTTCCGGCGGACAAAAACAACGGGTAGCTTTAGCACGGGCAATTGTCGATCGCCCTGACGTATTACTTTTAGACGAACCGCTTTCAGCTTTGGATGCCAAAATTCGGATGGAACTGCGGCAGGAATTGAAACAACTCCAACGTCAGACGGGAATTAGCTTTATTTATATCACCCACGACCAAGAAGAAGCCCTAGCGTTGAGCGATCGCGTGGCGATTTTGAAATCTGGCAAGTTATTACAAGTCGGCACGCCTTTAGAAGTCTACGAACAGCCCGCCGACTTATACGTTGCTGAATTTATCGGACGGGCAAATTTTCTCGATGGCGTGTTGTTAAGTGTAGATGGGCAGCGAGGAAGAGTCCAAATTGGCGAGACAGCAATGTTGAAGGAACAGTTGTTGAAGGAACGACCGCAGCGATTTCTCCTGGTAATGCAGTACGATTAG
- the asnS gene encoding asparagine--tRNA ligase: protein MMKRRIIEILRNGQPDESVTVQGWVRTKRDLKGFAFVEVNDGSSLASLQAVLKAEMPHYEATLKQINTGASVEISGVLVPSQGKGQRIELQAETVKVFGDADPETYPLQKKRHSFEFLRTIGHLRARTNSLGAVFRVRNACATAIHQFFQERGFLWVHTPVITRNDCEGAGELFTVTSLDLKQIPQTENGKIDYSQDFFGGQAFLTVSGQLEAEVMAMAFSNVYTFGPTFRAENSNTSRHLAEFWMVEPEMAFCDLVGNMDLVEAFLKQIFKYVLETCPEDMEFFNQRIDDSVLATADNIINNQFERITYTEAIAQLEKATKIFEYPVEWGLDLQSEHERYLAEELFKKPVIVIDYPKQIKAFYMRVNDDDKTVRAMDVLAPKIGEIIGGSQREERLDVLEKRMQAQDINPDDLWWYLDLRRYGTVPHAGFGLGFERLVQFMTGMGNIRDVIPFPRAPLSAEF, encoded by the coding sequence ATGATGAAGCGACGCATTATTGAAATTTTACGCAACGGACAACCAGATGAGTCTGTGACAGTTCAGGGTTGGGTGCGCACCAAACGCGATTTGAAAGGCTTTGCGTTTGTGGAAGTGAACGATGGATCGTCTTTGGCAAGTTTGCAAGCGGTACTGAAGGCGGAAATGCCACACTACGAAGCAACTCTGAAGCAGATTAATACCGGTGCTTCGGTAGAAATTAGCGGTGTACTCGTGCCTTCTCAAGGTAAAGGGCAAAGAATTGAATTGCAAGCCGAAACCGTAAAAGTGTTTGGTGATGCCGATCCCGAAACATACCCATTGCAGAAAAAACGCCACTCATTTGAATTTTTGCGGACAATCGGACATTTGCGAGCGCGTACCAACTCATTAGGGGCAGTTTTTCGCGTCCGTAATGCCTGTGCAACGGCGATCCATCAGTTCTTTCAAGAACGGGGTTTTTTGTGGGTTCACACCCCTGTGATTACCCGTAATGACTGCGAAGGCGCGGGGGAACTATTTACAGTTACGAGTTTGGATCTCAAGCAGATTCCGCAGACTGAAAATGGCAAAATCGATTACAGCCAAGATTTTTTCGGCGGACAAGCTTTTTTAACTGTCAGCGGACAATTAGAAGCTGAAGTCATGGCGATGGCGTTTAGCAACGTCTACACATTTGGTCCTACATTTCGGGCAGAAAATTCTAATACTTCCCGACATTTAGCCGAATTTTGGATGGTTGAGCCAGAAATGGCTTTTTGCGATTTAGTGGGAAATATGGATTTAGTAGAAGCATTTTTGAAGCAGATCTTCAAATATGTTTTAGAAACTTGTCCAGAAGATATGGAATTTTTCAATCAGCGAATTGATGATTCTGTGTTGGCAACGGCTGATAATATTATCAATAACCAATTTGAACGAATTACTTATACAGAGGCAATCGCGCAGTTAGAAAAAGCCACAAAAATCTTTGAATATCCGGTTGAGTGGGGATTAGATTTACAATCGGAACACGAACGTTATTTAGCGGAAGAGTTATTCAAGAAACCAGTTATCGTTATCGATTATCCGAAGCAGATTAAAGCCTTTTATATGCGGGTGAACGACGATGACAAAACCGTTCGTGCCATGGATGTTCTCGCACCTAAGATTGGTGAGATTATTGGTGGTTCTCAACGGGAAGAACGGTTAGATGTTTTGGAAAAACGGATGCAGGCTCAAGATATAAATCCTGACGATTTGTGGTGGTATTTAGACTTGCGCCGTTACGGTACTGTCCCTCATGCTGGCTTTGGTTTGGGGTTTGAAAGGTTGGTTCAGTTTATGACGGGTATGGGTAATATTCGCGATGTCATTCCCTTCCCCCGTGCGCCATTAAGTGCGGAGTTTTAA
- a CDS encoding response regulator, with protein sequence MKTVLIVEDDPINARVFAKILTKRGGLETKHTENVEEVMEIATSGQVDIILMDVSLSRSVYQGKAVDGIKITQMLKANPQTAKLPIILVTAHVMEGDRENFLRQSGADGYISKPVVDHQQFVEQIWAMLPKE encoded by the coding sequence ATGAAAACCGTTTTGATTGTAGAGGATGACCCTATAAATGCTCGCGTTTTTGCCAAAATTTTGACAAAACGTGGTGGCTTGGAGACAAAGCATACGGAAAATGTAGAAGAGGTCATGGAGATTGCGACATCTGGACAAGTCGATATTATTTTGATGGATGTTTCTCTTTCACGCAGCGTTTATCAGGGTAAAGCAGTGGATGGGATCAAAATTACCCAAATGCTGAAGGCAAATCCGCAAACTGCTAAGTTACCAATTATCCTCGTCACAGCCCACGTCATGGAAGGCGATCGCGAAAACTTTCTGCGCCAAAGCGGTGCAGACGGTTACATTTCAAAACCAGTCGTGGATCACCAGCAGTTTGTCGAACAAATTTGGGCGATGCTGCCGAAAGAATAG
- the hisIE gene encoding bifunctional phosphoribosyl-AMP cyclohydrolase/phosphoribosyl-ATP diphosphatase HisIE produces MSSNPELNSFAQAIPLDEIRYDERGLVPAIVQDYLDGTVLMLAWMNRESLKKTLDTGETWFWSRSRTELWHKGATSGHIQKVRSLRYDCDSDAILISAEQIGDIACHTGERSCFHREDGQIVPPSADTLSQLFAIISDRRDNPQEGSYTCKLLAGGDNKILKKIGEESAEVVMAFKDDEPEAIAGEVADLLYHTLVALAHHHVDLKDVYRKLQQRRR; encoded by the coding sequence ATGTCCTCCAATCCAGAATTAAATTCTTTTGCTCAAGCTATTCCGCTGGATGAAATTCGCTACGACGAGCGGGGGTTAGTACCAGCCATCGTCCAAGATTATTTGGATGGTACGGTGTTAATGCTGGCGTGGATGAATCGCGAGTCATTAAAAAAAACGTTAGACACGGGGGAAACTTGGTTTTGGAGTCGTTCCCGTACAGAACTATGGCATAAAGGAGCGACATCAGGACACATCCAGAAAGTGCGATCGCTCCGTTACGATTGCGATAGCGATGCAATTCTCATCAGTGCCGAACAAATCGGTGATATTGCTTGCCATACAGGGGAACGGAGTTGTTTTCACCGCGAAGACGGACAGATTGTTCCACCATCGGCAGACACTCTGTCTCAATTGTTTGCCATCATTAGCGATCGCCGCGATAATCCCCAAGAAGGTTCTTACACTTGCAAGCTCTTAGCAGGGGGAGACAATAAAATTTTAAAGAAAATTGGCGAGGAGTCGGCTGAAGTAGTGATGGCATTTAAAGACGACGAACCAGAGGCGATCGCGGGGGAAGTGGCAGATTTGCTATACCATACTTTAGTTGCCCTAGCACATCACCACGTTGATTTGAAAGACGTTTACCGCAAACTCCAACAGCGCCGCCGTTAA
- a CDS encoding glycosyltransferase family 2 protein, protein MPKLSIIIPTRDRPQLLPRAVQSALSQTMADLEVIVVDDASTQPVDLPADPRLRIIRLSQARGGAGARNVGTEAAQGRWIAYLDDDDCLLPEMAAVSLEAIAKATLPPPVGVISGIDVVDDTGKILETRLPPPSRPRGCHFALEVLEPGKSYNTKQTLVVERDAILQIGGWDETFRSRVHTELFLRLNPICSILGLPIVTYQLYEHPGARVSRNTNLRQESFQRLIDKHKAVFRAHPQMFANFVYEHALMSYRMGQKSQALSSVVWAIQIDPLRTMKKTIKKLISKSN, encoded by the coding sequence ATGCCAAAACTCAGTATCATCATACCGACACGCGATCGCCCGCAACTATTACCGCGTGCAGTGCAAAGTGCTTTATCGCAAACAATGGCAGATCTCGAAGTCATTGTCGTTGACGATGCTTCCACCCAACCGGTGGATTTACCAGCAGATCCGCGTTTGCGAATAATTCGTTTATCTCAGGCTCGCGGGGGTGCGGGAGCGCGGAATGTAGGTACGGAAGCAGCGCAAGGGCGCTGGATTGCCTATTTAGATGACGATGACTGTCTTTTACCCGAGATGGCAGCTGTATCCTTAGAGGCGATCGCTAAAGCAACTTTACCTCCACCTGTCGGCGTTATTTCTGGGATCGACGTGGTAGATGATACAGGTAAAATTCTAGAAACTCGCCTCCCGCCTCCCAGTCGTCCCCGCGGCTGTCATTTTGCTTTAGAAGTTTTGGAACCAGGCAAATCTTACAACACCAAACAAACTTTAGTGGTGGAACGGGATGCGATCTTACAGATAGGAGGCTGGGATGAAACATTTCGTTCCCGCGTCCATACCGAGCTTTTTTTGCGGCTGAATCCCATCTGTTCGATCTTGGGTTTACCTATTGTCACCTATCAACTTTACGAGCATCCAGGGGCGCGGGTGTCTCGCAATACGAATTTGCGTCAGGAAAGCTTTCAACGTTTGATTGACAAGCATAAGGCAGTTTTTCGCGCCCATCCGCAGATGTTTGCCAATTTTGTCTACGAACACGCCCTGATGTCCTATCGGATGGGGCAAAAGTCTCAAGCCTTATCCAGTGTTGTTTGGGCAATACAGATCGATCCATTACGGACGATGAAAAAGACGATAAAAAAGTTGATAAGTAAGTCAAATTAA
- a CDS encoding ChaB family protein: protein MLYRTNQDLPAEIRDRLSEAAQDLYRAAYNSTIQWYGETTQAHKAALTAVKIYSARNLVTSV from the coding sequence ATGTTATACCGAACCAATCAAGATTTACCTGCGGAAATCCGCGATCGCTTATCTGAAGCAGCACAAGATTTGTATCGAGCTGCTTACAATTCAACCATCCAATGGTATGGAGAAACAACACAAGCTCATAAAGCAGCTCTAACTGCCGTAAAGATCTATTCTGCCAGAAATTTAGTCACAAGTGTTTAG
- a CDS encoding gamma-glutamyl-gamma-aminobutyrate hydrolase family protein, translating to MQFQPPLIGITTSGQMLTGNFSLSKFYVEAVRSAGGVPILIPAGEPNLAAVFAQLDGLVFSGGGDIDPDMYNGVSHPTIYNIDSERDRSEISLAQLALATEIPILGICRGLEILVVATGGSLIPHLPDEFGEVIAHRADQTLSTEHTVKIAPDTHLAQIVGTLEVPVVSWHHQAVGTIPSEWRIAAKAPDGVIEALEHGNHPWAIALQWHPEMSIQDSSQYRIFHAFVTAARTRMGMWRTA from the coding sequence ATGCAGTTCCAGCCACCTCTCATTGGCATCACCACATCGGGACAGATGCTTACCGGTAATTTCTCTCTATCTAAATTCTATGTAGAAGCAGTACGCTCAGCAGGAGGCGTACCGATACTAATTCCAGCCGGAGAACCTAACCTAGCCGCCGTGTTTGCTCAGTTAGATGGTTTGGTTTTTTCTGGTGGGGGTGATATCGATCCCGACATGTATAATGGGGTGTCTCATCCTACGATTTACAATATCGACTCAGAACGCGATCGCTCGGAAATTTCTCTAGCGCAATTGGCTTTGGCTACTGAAATACCAATTTTAGGTATTTGTCGCGGCTTAGAAATACTAGTGGTAGCTACTGGTGGCAGCCTGATTCCTCACTTACCCGATGAGTTTGGCGAAGTTATAGCCCATCGAGCTGACCAAACGCTTTCTACCGAGCATACTGTAAAAATTGCTCCAGATACTCACCTAGCTCAAATTGTCGGCACGTTAGAAGTACCTGTCGTTTCTTGGCATCATCAAGCAGTTGGTACTATTCCCTCTGAGTGGCGGATTGCGGCAAAAGCACCGGATGGAGTCATCGAAGCCTTAGAACACGGAAATCATCCTTGGGCGATCGCGCTACAATGGCATCCTGAAATGTCTATTCAAGATTCATCCCAATATCGGATCTTTCACGCTTTTGTAACTGCGGCAAGAACGAGAATGGGAATGTGGAGAACCGCTTGA
- the cobN gene encoding cobaltochelatase subunit CobN gives MHRISTTPGDWNPQANGVALFAQTPAPLVFLTATDTDIQTLAAAVTQLPRDFPTFRVANLLQLQQQIVIDTYAEDVLEKAQVIILRLLGGRSYWSYGLEVVRETARRTGAALIVIPGDDAIDPDLIAHSTVPLAVGDRLWRYFLEGGVENAINALLFTADFCLHTSYNSQPPQVVPRVGLYGWKGVGDKIQNSKFKIQNGDKGDKGARGEQPITNYQLPTTNYQLPKIGILFYRAHYLAGNTGVIDDLCQALVARNLLPVPVFVSSLRDPQVQADVLSYFQPKDELEIQVLLNTTSFSLSRVSPTPDFRLPTPPNLWQQLDIPILQVIFSSSSISTWETSSQGLSPRDIGMNVALPEVDGRIISRAVSFKAVQSWNAALETNVVVYESVRDRLEFVAELTQRWVQLRSRPPAARKIALILANYPNRDGRLANGVGLDTPASCIEILKSLQQAGYQVENLPQTGDELIQRLTSGVTNDPDSQWRSLPQQLSWQEYQQYFATLPEAVQPGIVSRWGKGSRDELGAENREEATPNSQLPTTHYSLPIPGIQLGNVFVGIQPARGYDRDPALNYHAPDLEPPHTYLAFYYWIRQHFGADAIVHVGKHGNLEWLPGKSVALSSQCYPEIALGAMPHFYPFIVNDPGEGSQAKRRAQAVIIDHLTPPMTRAELYGALHQLESLVDEYYEAQSLDPTRLPAINNRIWQLIVQENLHLDLGMERESGVVEAGFFEEPCEKQTVLQLNPPVQESEKRAGEAEGEKNQLPTTNYPLPINQLDGYLCELKEAQIRDGLHIFGQCPQGEQLRDLIVAIARQPNSYQPGIARAIAQAWELDFDPLTADFSTQLSETSARILSAKTQTPCHTIGDAIEVLEQYAAELVEVLIGESGVGSRESEKRAALELGRLSGAEGEKTQLPITHYPLPITNTINWIRDRLLPALAQTQQEITNLLRGLDGRYVPSGASGAPTRGRPEVLPTGKNFYSVDIRAIPTETAWDIGRKASEALIERYTQENGEYPKTLGLSIWGTSTMRTGGDDIAEALALLGVRPVWDGVSRRVVDFEILPLSVLARPRVDVTLRISGFFRDAFPNLIDLFDSAVIAVSQLDEPPAQNPLAAKVKHETQFWYSAGLTPEQAKERSLYRVFGSKPGAYGAGLQGLIEAQNWTGDRDLAHAYINWSCYAYSRNSEGRAAPEAFEQRLGEMQIVLHNQDNREHDLLDSDDYYQFQGGLTVAVRAVRGKNPQTYFGDNSIPANPRIRHLKEEIAKVYRSRVVNPKWIAGVMRHGYKGAFEMAATVDYLFAYDATAHCVEDYMYQGIAEAYLFDSAVQDFVQQKNPWALRDMAERLIEAKQRGLWQVTPEIIDKLRAIAHQAEGAIEEK, from the coding sequence ATGCATCGTATCAGTACCACCCCTGGAGATTGGAATCCTCAAGCTAATGGTGTCGCTTTATTTGCACAAACTCCAGCTCCTTTGGTGTTTCTTACTGCTACCGATACCGATATTCAAACTTTGGCAGCAGCAGTGACTCAGTTACCGAGGGACTTTCCCACTTTTCGAGTTGCTAATTTGCTGCAATTACAGCAACAGATTGTTATAGATACTTATGCAGAAGACGTTTTAGAAAAAGCTCAAGTTATTATACTACGGCTTTTGGGGGGACGATCGTATTGGTCTTATGGTTTAGAAGTGGTGCGGGAAACAGCACGGCGGACTGGTGCAGCACTTATAGTTATCCCGGGAGATGACGCGATCGACCCCGATTTAATCGCACATTCGACTGTTCCGTTAGCAGTGGGAGATCGACTGTGGCGATACTTTCTAGAAGGTGGAGTAGAAAATGCCATCAATGCTCTGCTATTCACTGCCGATTTCTGCCTTCATACTTCATACAATTCTCAACCTCCACAGGTGGTTCCGCGTGTAGGGTTATATGGGTGGAAGGGAGTCGGAGACAAAATTCAAAATTCAAAATTCAAAATTCAAAATGGGGACAAGGGGGACAAGGGAGCTAGGGGTGAGCAACCAATTACCAACTACCAATTACCAACTACCAACTACCAATTACCAAAAATTGGCATTCTGTTCTACCGCGCTCACTATTTGGCAGGTAATACGGGTGTAATTGACGATCTTTGTCAAGCATTAGTAGCTAGAAATCTATTACCAGTACCAGTTTTCGTTTCTTCGCTACGCGATCCACAAGTGCAAGCAGATGTTCTATCTTACTTCCAGCCTAAAGATGAGCTAGAAATTCAAGTCTTATTAAATACAACAAGTTTTTCTCTATCACGTGTTTCCCCGACTCCCGATTTCCGACTCCCGACTCCCCCTAACTTGTGGCAACAACTAGATATACCAATACTGCAAGTTATTTTTAGTAGCAGTTCAATTTCAACCTGGGAGACAAGTTCTCAAGGGCTATCGCCACGGGATATCGGCATGAATGTAGCACTACCAGAAGTAGATGGGCGCATTATTAGCCGTGCTGTGTCGTTTAAAGCAGTACAGAGCTGGAATGCAGCTTTAGAGACGAATGTAGTCGTTTACGAGTCGGTGCGCGATCGCCTGGAATTTGTTGCTGAACTAACTCAGCGTTGGGTGCAGCTGCGTTCTCGTCCGCCAGCAGCACGCAAAATCGCTCTCATTTTGGCAAACTACCCCAATCGTGACGGACGTTTGGCAAACGGAGTCGGGTTAGATACTCCTGCTAGTTGTATAGAAATTCTCAAATCGCTCCAGCAAGCGGGATATCAAGTAGAAAATCTACCGCAAACTGGAGACGAACTGATCCAACGCCTGACATCTGGAGTGACAAACGATCCTGATAGTCAGTGGCGATCGCTTCCACAGCAATTGAGCTGGCAAGAGTATCAACAATATTTTGCCACCCTTCCTGAAGCAGTGCAGCCGGGGATTGTGAGTCGATGGGGGAAAGGGAGCAGGGACGAGCTGGGAGCAGAGAATAGGGAAGAAGCAACTCCCAACTCCCAACTACCAACTACCCATTACTCATTACCAATTCCAGGCATTCAACTCGGTAACGTCTTCGTGGGTATTCAACCAGCACGGGGATACGATCGCGACCCGGCGTTAAATTACCATGCGCCTGACTTAGAACCACCGCATACTTATTTGGCTTTTTATTATTGGATTCGACAGCATTTTGGTGCTGACGCGATCGTACATGTAGGCAAGCACGGTAATTTGGAATGGCTCCCAGGTAAAAGTGTGGCGCTATCAAGTCAGTGTTATCCTGAAATTGCTTTAGGTGCTATGCCCCATTTCTACCCGTTTATCGTCAACGATCCTGGGGAGGGTTCGCAAGCAAAACGCCGCGCCCAAGCAGTCATTATCGACCATTTAACGCCTCCGATGACGCGGGCAGAACTCTACGGAGCGCTACACCAATTAGAAAGTTTAGTTGACGAGTATTACGAAGCTCAAAGTCTAGATCCGACTCGATTGCCAGCCATTAACAATCGCATTTGGCAATTAATTGTCCAAGAAAATTTACATTTAGACTTAGGCATGGAGCGGGAGTCGGGAGTCGTAGAGGCGGGTTTTTTTGAAGAGCCTTGTGAAAAACAAACAGTTCTGCAATTAAACCCGCCCGTACAGGAGTCGGAGAAAAGAGCTGGGGAAGCTGAGGGAGAAAAAAACCAATTACCAACTACGAATTACCCATTACCAATTAACCAACTCGACGGTTATTTATGCGAACTCAAAGAAGCTCAAATTCGCGATGGTTTACATATATTTGGGCAATGCCCGCAAGGAGAACAATTACGAGATTTAATTGTAGCGATCGCTCGTCAACCTAATTCCTACCAGCCAGGGATCGCCCGCGCAATTGCTCAAGCCTGGGAATTGGATTTCGATCCCCTCACGGCAGATTTCAGCACTCAACTTTCAGAAACAAGCGCTCGAATTTTATCAGCAAAAACTCAAACACCCTGTCATACAATTGGCGATGCGATCGAGGTGTTAGAACAGTATGCGGCTGAGTTGGTGGAAGTATTGATTGGGGAATCGGGAGTCGGGAGTCGGGAGTCGGAGAAAAGAGCTGCTCTTGAGCTGGGGAGGCTCTCGGGAGCTGAGGGAGAAAAAACCCAATTACCCATTACCCATTACCCATTACCAATTACCAATACAATAAACTGGATTCGCGATCGCCTCTTACCCGCTTTAGCACAGACTCAACAGGAAATTACCAATTTACTACGCGGTTTGGATGGGCGCTACGTTCCTAGTGGGGCATCGGGTGCGCCGACGAGAGGTCGTCCAGAAGTATTACCAACAGGAAAAAATTTTTACTCGGTGGATATCCGTGCCATTCCGACAGAAACAGCATGGGATATCGGACGTAAAGCATCTGAAGCTTTAATCGAACGCTACACGCAGGAAAACGGAGAATATCCCAAAACTCTTGGTTTGTCGATTTGGGGAACTTCTACCATGCGGACTGGGGGAGATGACATTGCTGAGGCTTTGGCTTTGTTGGGAGTCCGTCCGGTATGGGATGGGGTTTCTCGGCGGGTGGTAGATTTTGAAATTTTGCCGCTATCGGTGTTGGCGCGTCCGCGCGTGGATGTGACTTTAAGAATTTCTGGTTTTTTCCGCGATGCTTTTCCTAATTTAATCGATCTGTTTGACAGTGCCGTTATTGCCGTGTCTCAGTTGGACGAACCGCCAGCACAAAATCCCCTTGCTGCCAAAGTGAAACACGAAACCCAGTTTTGGTACTCGGCGGGATTGACACCCGAACAGGCAAAAGAGCGATCGCTTTACCGTGTTTTTGGTTCTAAACCAGGGGCTTATGGAGCTGGGTTACAAGGATTAATTGAAGCGCAAAATTGGACGGGCGATCGCGATTTAGCTCATGCTTATATTAATTGGAGTTGCTACGCTTATTCCCGTAATTCAGAAGGACGAGCCGCCCCAGAAGCATTCGAGCAACGTTTGGGTGAAATGCAAATTGTCTTGCACAACCAAGACAATCGCGAACACGATCTGCTCGATTCTGACGATTACTATCAATTTCAAGGTGGTTTAACTGTTGCCGTGCGCGCCGTTCGCGGTAAAAATCCTCAGACATATTTTGGTGACAATTCTATTCCGGCAAACCCTCGCATTCGTCATTTAAAAGAAGAAATTGCCAAGGTATATCGTTCCCGCGTCGTTAATCCGAAGTGGATTGCTGGGGTGATGCGTCACGGTTATAAAGGGGCTTTTGAAATGGCAGCAACAGTAGATTATTTATTTGCCTACGATGCTACAGCTCATTGCGTTGAAGATTATATGTATCAAGGCATTGCCGAAGCTTATTTATTCGATTCAGCCGTCCAAGACTTCGTGCAACAAAAAAATCCTTGGGCATTGCGAGATATGGCAGAAAGGTTAATTGAAGCCAAACAGCGAGGATTGTGGCAAGTGACACCAGAGATTATAGATAAGTTACGAGCGATCGCCCATCAAGCAGAAGGAGCGATCGAAGAAAAGTAA
- a CDS encoding TOBE domain-containing protein, whose protein sequence is MRPENICLNLADIGYAATIIQSQYFGYATSYLVQAIGLNFHVTELRRRGTSPYKEGERVFISWEWMEALIFSTN, encoded by the coding sequence GTGCGTCCAGAAAATATTTGCCTAAATCTTGCCGACATTGGTTATGCAGCCACAATTATTCAAAGTCAATACTTCGGTTATGCTACGAGTTATTTAGTTCAGGCGATCGGACTCAATTTCCACGTCACGGAACTGCGGCGACGCGGAACTAGCCCCTACAAAGAGGGAGAACGAGTTTTTATCTCTTGGGAATGGATGGAAGCATTGATTTTTTCTACAAACTAA
- the hemL gene encoding glutamate-1-semialdehyde 2,1-aminomutase, producing MVNTSIKTTKSEEIFAAAQKLMPGGVSSPVRAFKSVGGQPIVFDRVEGAYIWDVDGNKYIDYVGTWGPAICGHAHPEVIAALHAALEKGTSFGAPSVLENVLAEMVVDAVPSIEMVRFVNSGTEACMAVLRLMRAFTGLDKIIKFEGCYHGHADMFLVKAGSGVATLGLPDSPGVPKSATSNTLTAPYNDLETVKALFEENPDEIAGVILEPVVGNAGFISPDAGFLEGLREITRDRGALLVFDEVMTGFRIAYGGAQERFGITPDLTTLGKIIGGGLPVGAYGGRKDIMSMIAPAGPVYQAGTLSGNPLAMTAGIKTLELLQKPGTYEALDRITKKLADGMLQVAKETGHAACGGQISGMFGFFFTEGPVHNYEDAKKADLIKFSRFYRGMLERGIYLAPSQFEAGFTSLAHTDADVEQTLAAAREVLGSL from the coding sequence TTGGTTAATACCAGCATTAAAACCACCAAATCAGAAGAGATTTTTGCCGCTGCTCAGAAACTCATGCCTGGGGGCGTTAGTTCTCCAGTCCGAGCTTTTAAATCTGTAGGCGGACAGCCGATCGTATTTGATCGCGTTGAGGGAGCATACATTTGGGATGTAGATGGCAATAAATACATCGATTATGTCGGGACTTGGGGTCCCGCCATTTGCGGACACGCTCATCCAGAGGTGATCGCTGCTTTACACGCCGCCTTAGAAAAAGGTACGAGCTTCGGTGCGCCTTCTGTTTTGGAAAACGTGCTAGCGGAGATGGTCGTTGATGCCGTCCCTAGCATTGAAATGGTACGCTTCGTCAACTCCGGTACGGAAGCTTGTATGGCAGTCCTGCGCTTGATGCGAGCTTTTACAGGACTAGATAAGATTATCAAGTTTGAAGGCTGCTATCACGGTCATGCCGATATGTTTCTGGTTAAAGCCGGTTCTGGGGTTGCTACCCTCGGCTTACCAGATTCCCCTGGAGTGCCTAAATCTGCTACAAGCAACACTCTCACTGCGCCTTACAACGATCTAGAAACAGTCAAAGCTTTATTTGAAGAAAACCCTGATGAAATTGCGGGGGTCATTTTAGAGCCAGTTGTCGGTAATGCAGGCTTTATTTCTCCCGACGCGGGCTTTTTGGAAGGATTGCGAGAAATTACCCGCGATCGCGGTGCATTGCTCGTATTTGACGAAGTAATGACAGGCTTTCGCATTGCCTACGGTGGCGCTCAAGAGAGATTTGGCATCACTCCTGACTTAACTACGCTGGGTAAAATTATCGGTGGCGGTTTGCCTGTAGGCGCTTATGGCGGACGCAAAGATATCATGTCCATGATTGCCCCAGCGGGTCCCGTCTATCAGGCTGGAACGCTTTCTGGTAATCCCTTAGCGATGACAGCAGGGATTAAAACTTTGGAATTACTGCAAAAACCTGGGACGTACGAAGCGCTCGATCGCATCACGAAAAAGTTAGCTGATGGAATGCTGCAAGTTGCCAAAGAAACAGGACACGCCGCTTGTGGCGGGCAAATTAGCGGGATGTTTGGCTTCTTCTTTACCGAAGGACCAGTACATAATTACGAAGACGCTAAAAAGGCAGATTTAATCAAATTCAGCCGTTTCTATCGCGGGATGTTAGAGCGAGGAATCTATCTCGCGCCTTCTCAATTTGAAGCTGGCTTTACCTCTTTAGCTCACACCGATGCGGATGTAGAGCAGACTTTAGCCGCTGCTAGGGAAGTGTTGGGAAGTTTGTAG